In one Myxococcaceae bacterium JPH2 genomic region, the following are encoded:
- a CDS encoding AsmA family protein yields MKVKFAPHRGWKVSLGFVLAVLVLVVGAVVLKPSWIAGRLRGQVEAIATKSFGRPVTIDKLEAHWLPRPGATMTNLRVEGEGNEPPFLEAARASVSVRVWPLLRSLGKDLSVGRVELDGAKLNLVRRKDGRWNYESLGRSGTQSEQAPVVERIRLRNGVVNVTDQQAARGTAAVALRAIDADLKNLGPGMTPEGTMKAALAAPKQNVELDFKVESLGAGERQPGSSWPTLTMHLRGKGLSVPAFRNFLPPKATRYFTGGLVDVTADVKTEGGAYSLAGHGAATALRLRGDPASGSFAFHSHIVPANAKATTVNFTQIALKGPGLELSGTASVHWMPPRVQFALQGRELDLKHLLGALPPQPATEESSPALPASVRAQLGKVDVGGTLRLAKLSHGTLMATDVDAEAKLDEGVLFIQRGRATLYGGQADISGTRVDLTKEQPAWSLHAVLTGLDTEQAFQALAGNPVLQGKASGKLQLNGTGADWAEVRNTLNGSGDVQLHDGVLTTADLGSAVAPVLVQGQSAPEHPGTKEAAPKAGHGTRLKDLSAQFRVQDGWVAFTQPMAFQSDFGDGTLDGRVGLDERLELKGTIKASKQFVSAMTHGVIPVGSPVTIPLTITGSLSSPVVKPGNANGIAPDLLPKVPLLKSIENPVNQARKGIGDIFKKRPRK; encoded by the coding sequence TTGAAGGTCAAGTTCGCACCTCATCGTGGATGGAAGGTTTCGCTGGGGTTCGTGCTCGCTGTGCTGGTGTTGGTTGTCGGGGCGGTGGTGCTGAAGCCGTCGTGGATCGCTGGCCGACTGCGCGGGCAGGTCGAGGCCATCGCCACCAAGTCCTTCGGCAGGCCTGTGACCATCGACAAGCTCGAGGCCCATTGGCTGCCGAGACCCGGCGCGACGATGACAAACCTGCGGGTTGAGGGGGAAGGCAATGAGCCGCCATTCCTTGAGGCCGCACGCGCGAGCGTAAGCGTTCGGGTCTGGCCTCTGCTCCGGAGCCTGGGCAAGGACCTGAGCGTGGGCCGGGTGGAGCTCGATGGCGCGAAGCTGAACCTGGTGCGGCGCAAGGACGGGAGGTGGAACTATGAGTCGCTCGGGCGTTCTGGCACGCAGTCCGAGCAGGCGCCGGTCGTTGAGCGCATTCGTCTCCGCAATGGCGTCGTGAATGTGACGGACCAGCAGGCGGCAAGAGGGACCGCCGCGGTTGCGCTTCGGGCCATCGATGCGGACCTGAAGAACCTCGGGCCGGGCATGACGCCCGAGGGCACCATGAAAGCCGCGCTGGCGGCGCCGAAGCAGAATGTGGAGCTGGACTTCAAGGTGGAGTCGCTCGGCGCAGGGGAACGCCAGCCAGGTTCGTCGTGGCCCACGTTGACGATGCATCTGCGCGGAAAGGGCCTCTCTGTTCCCGCGTTTCGGAACTTCCTTCCTCCGAAGGCGACCCGATATTTCACCGGCGGACTTGTGGATGTCACCGCCGACGTCAAGACCGAAGGCGGCGCGTATTCACTCGCAGGGCACGGCGCAGCGACGGCGCTGCGGCTTCGTGGCGATCCCGCGAGCGGCTCGTTTGCTTTCCACTCGCACATCGTTCCGGCCAACGCGAAGGCCACAACGGTGAACTTCACGCAGATTGCTCTCAAGGGTCCGGGGCTCGAGCTGAGTGGCACGGCATCGGTTCACTGGATGCCCCCGCGTGTGCAGTTCGCGCTTCAGGGACGGGAGCTTGACCTGAAGCACTTGCTCGGTGCCCTGCCTCCTCAGCCCGCGACAGAAGAGTCATCCCCCGCGCTGCCTGCCTCGGTGCGCGCCCAACTCGGGAAGGTGGACGTCGGCGGCACCCTCAGGCTCGCGAAACTCAGTCACGGTACGCTCATGGCGACGGATGTGGATGCGGAGGCAAAGCTGGATGAGGGCGTGCTCTTCATCCAGCGTGGCCGCGCGACGCTCTACGGGGGGCAGGCGGACATCTCCGGGACTCGGGTGGACCTGACGAAGGAACAGCCCGCCTGGTCATTGCATGCGGTCCTCACCGGACTGGATACGGAGCAGGCCTTTCAGGCCCTGGCGGGGAACCCGGTGCTGCAGGGCAAGGCCAGTGGCAAGCTTCAGCTCAACGGCACTGGAGCGGATTGGGCCGAGGTGCGAAACACCCTCAACGGCTCTGGGGACGTGCAACTCCACGACGGGGTGTTGACGACGGCGGACCTTGGGTCGGCCGTCGCTCCGGTCCTGGTGCAAGGGCAGTCGGCTCCAGAGCACCCGGGGACGAAGGAGGCAGCTCCGAAGGCGGGACACGGCACCCGATTGAAGGACCTGAGCGCTCAGTTCCGGGTGCAGGATGGATGGGTTGCGTTCACCCAGCCCATGGCGTTCCAGTCGGACTTTGGCGATGGGACGTTGGATGGTCGGGTGGGGCTCGATGAGCGATTGGAGCTCAAGGGGACCATCAAGGCCTCGAAGCAGTTCGTCTCGGCGATGACCCACGGCGTGATTCCCGTGGGGTCGCCAGTGACAATCCCGCTCACGATTACGGGCTCGTTGAGTTCGCCAGTGGTGAAGCCTGGCAATGCGAACGGCATTGCACCGGACCTGCTTCCCAAGGTCCCCTTGCTGAAATCGATAGAGAATCCGGTGAACCAGGCTCGCAAGGGCATCGGGGACATCTTCAAGAAGCGACCTCGAAAGTAG